One segment of Geminicoccaceae bacterium DNA contains the following:
- a CDS encoding FAD-binding protein: MKDSVPQEILDALTDVDMPRLPPERPATGMVEISGYRLPVHRSGCVVVGSGAAGCRAAVELHRRGCDVTMITQSAFGGTSACSGSDKQTLHTANTADRGDDYRAMARAIRAGGAMDRDTAYVEAVGSSRAVASLQYLGLPLPQEPLGGTLRYQTDHDEVGRATSCGPRTSRLMVKVLAEEAILLGIAFHNHTTAVRILTRDDGGGPRVCGVLVIRAKDRSEVNPLGLVVFQCSVLVLAAGGPGELYRDSVYPNNCFGSLGLALEAGIEVVNLTESQFGIGTRREGFPWNLSGTYVQAMPHVYSLDDEGREHHFLGGYYRTTRELASNLFRKGYQWPFHSTRMLDFGSSLVDLAIHRETASGRRVFMDFNRNPLPVPGDEPFDLDRLDEDVTRYLAHAGARQAMPIGRLRHMNPLSIELYRRYKVDIAAEPLEFAVNNQHMNGGIAVDVWGRSSLAGCYAIGEAAGTHGVTRPGGAALISGQVFGTRAAEHIAASGCAGDAAKEDIAGIVERAVAHVTGLLRSDSPLTPGSVRASVQARMSDSAGMICTPGDVADALAEARALNAEIRAHGIACERPALAAQAIQRQQMAVASQAVLAALDYFIRQGGGSRGARAICDPSGESVPLAAGGPLEDYRFRRERDAHRDEQIVVRRNDDDFDIATRANRPFDEDARSFFERDWPDWLTGRIYSADPGENPG, from the coding sequence GTGAAGGACAGCGTACCCCAGGAAATTCTCGATGCCCTGACGGATGTCGACATGCCGCGTCTGCCGCCGGAACGGCCGGCGACCGGAATGGTCGAGATTTCCGGCTACCGGCTGCCCGTGCATCGCAGCGGCTGCGTGGTCGTCGGGAGCGGTGCTGCCGGATGCCGTGCTGCCGTCGAACTCCACCGCCGCGGCTGCGATGTGACGATGATCACCCAGAGCGCCTTTGGCGGCACCTCGGCCTGCTCCGGGTCCGACAAGCAGACACTGCATACCGCCAACACCGCCGACCGGGGCGATGACTACCGGGCCATGGCCCGCGCCATTCGTGCCGGAGGCGCGATGGACCGGGACACCGCCTATGTCGAGGCGGTCGGCTCGTCGCGCGCCGTGGCCTCCCTGCAATATCTGGGGCTGCCGCTGCCGCAGGAGCCGCTGGGCGGCACGCTGCGATACCAGACGGACCACGACGAGGTCGGGCGTGCCACCAGTTGCGGCCCGCGCACGTCGAGGTTGATGGTCAAGGTGCTGGCCGAGGAGGCAATCCTGCTCGGTATCGCGTTCCACAATCATACCACGGCGGTGCGCATCCTGACGCGCGACGATGGCGGCGGGCCGCGCGTCTGCGGTGTTCTGGTGATCCGCGCGAAGGATCGCAGCGAGGTCAACCCGCTCGGGCTGGTCGTATTCCAGTGCTCCGTTCTCGTACTGGCAGCCGGCGGTCCGGGCGAACTCTATCGCGACAGCGTCTATCCCAACAACTGCTTCGGTTCGCTCGGGCTGGCACTGGAAGCCGGGATCGAGGTGGTCAACCTGACCGAAAGCCAGTTCGGCATCGGAACCCGGCGCGAGGGTTTCCCGTGGAATCTGTCGGGCACCTATGTCCAGGCCATGCCGCATGTCTATTCGCTCGATGACGAGGGCCGGGAACATCATTTCCTGGGCGGGTACTACCGTACGACGCGCGAGCTTGCCTCCAATCTCTTCCGCAAGGGCTATCAGTGGCCGTTCCATTCCACGCGCATGCTCGATTTCGGCTCCAGTCTCGTCGACCTGGCGATCCATCGCGAAACGGCTTCCGGCCGGCGGGTCTTCATGGATTTCAATCGTAATCCGCTGCCGGTGCCGGGCGACGAACCCTTCGACCTCGACCGGCTCGACGAGGACGTCACCCGCTATCTCGCACATGCGGGTGCAAGGCAGGCGATGCCGATCGGCCGCCTGCGCCACATGAATCCGCTCTCGATCGAACTCTACCGCCGTTACAAGGTCGACATTGCGGCCGAACCGCTGGAATTTGCCGTCAACAACCAGCATATGAACGGTGGAATCGCCGTGGATGTCTGGGGGCGGAGCAGTCTTGCCGGTTGTTATGCCATCGGAGAGGCGGCCGGGACCCACGGTGTCACCAGGCCCGGCGGCGCTGCGCTGATCTCGGGACAGGTGTTCGGTACCCGCGCAGCCGAGCACATAGCCGCCAGCGGTTGTGCCGGGGATGCGGCGAAGGAGGATATCGCCGGGATCGTCGAGCGGGCCGTGGCGCATGTGACCGGCCTGCTGCGGTCGGACAGCCCGCTGACCCCCGGATCGGTGCGCGCCAGCGTTCAGGCGCGCATGAGCGACAGTGCCGGCATGATCTGCACGCCCGGCGATGTTGCAGACGCGCTGGCGGAGGCGCGTGCGCTCAACGCCGAAATCCGCGCTCATGGTATTGCCTGCGAGCGGCCGGCCCTTGCGGCACAGGCCATCCAGCGGCAGCAGATGGCCGTGGCATCGCAGGCCGTGCTTGCCGCCCTCGACTATTTCATCCGCCAGGGCGGCGGTAGCCGTGGCGCTCGCGCGATTTGCGATCCGTCGGGCGAATCGGTGCCGCTTGCCGCTGGCGGTCCGCTGGAGGACTACCGCTTTCGCAGGGAGCGGGATGCGCACAGGGACGAACAGATTGTTGTCCGTCGGAACGACGATGATTTCGACATCGCCACCCGTGCCAACCGACCCTTCGACGAGGATGCGCGCTCCTTCTTCGAACGCGACTGGCCCGACTGGCTCACCGGCCGGATCTACAGTGCCGATCCCGGGGAAAATCCCGGATGA